The nucleotide sequence ATCtcttttttaatgatttctgAAAGAAAGCtacgaaatacaatttattcaaaatatcttATCATTTTATACGAAAACTAAACGAAGGAGTTTAAATCGACGACGAGCAACTTACTATGCCGATGGCGATTTCTGGAACTAACTCACACTaattaacatatgtatattgcatatatatttgcataccaatatgtaaatatggataggatatatatttttgcaatgGAAATTTCAATACGAACCTAAAATTTAAAACCATATTATTGATGGCAACtcatatacatactcgtatacaggCATATATTAACTGTAAAATTAACTCGCATTGACACCGTATCAAGTATCATTCATTATACGTTTCGTAGTTTGtttaaattattcatttttgaaataatcgGTTActtgagttatttatttttaagcaatCAATAGTAACGTATTTATTTGATCGCTCATAATTTATGTATTGTTATCTAatctacaatatttattatttaaaataattgtattcaaaaTTCAAACACACTCATATTTAGAAATACTGAAAgtgtacattttttcaataaagcAAAGTTCAAACAAACTACATTTGTATGCTCGAGCCGTCTTACTACCTTCACgtttaaaatgttaatttaaacACGCGCAGAAAAGGtgattattaagtttttatatacatatatatttttatagaaaacgaCTTGTTTACAACTGGCTTACAGTAAAAAGTCCTCGTCATACTGAACCATCTCGCGGCGGTCTTTGTGACTGCCCTTCTGTGACGTGCTAGCCGCTGCAaagcaaagaaagaaagaaaattattaaaagttcaTAAAAATGGAGATGTGAATATTCAACCTaaatacatactatatgtatgtatatatgtaagagaATGCAACTATAATAATATAGTAGAACTATGACTTTGTGATTGAAAATGTGTCAGAATTTCGTAGTTCAACCCTTCGTTAGGAATTAAAAACATCGTACGATATTTATGGAACAATTATTCAATATGTCAAGAAATTACTAgatataaaattgtttgctcaccAATGGACGACCACACTGCCGATGACGTAGCATCGTTAATAGGCTCAATCTGTGGTTGTCGTCGAGCCAGTTGTACTTGCAAATTGATTCCGTTAACACTTTTTCCATGCATTTCCGCAATGGCGCGATCAGCAGACTCCGCTTTCGCAAAAGACACGAACCCTCGACTGCATAAAAATACTTTGTAACTTAATGAAAAATAGATATTTCCCACTCACCATTTTTCGATTTCCATTGACACGTTAACAATTGTGCCATAGTCATTGAAGGTTTTTTTCAAGAATTCTTCCGTTACCTTATTTCCtgacacaaaaatagtattgcCAGCCCGTGGTTTCTCCGACTGAGTTGAGTCCAAAGAGCTTTTATCATTCAGACCTCGTTCTTCGCGATCGCGTTCAGTGGCAAACTGCTGATAGAGATTCTGTATGCGCGGTTCTTCTTTTATTATCTCACTAATGATTGTCTCTTGTGCAACGTCATTTTGTGTAGAGGAGAATGGTTGATAAGCCGCAACACTT is from Anastrepha ludens isolate Willacy chromosome 4, idAnaLude1.1, whole genome shotgun sequence and encodes:
- the LOC128860592 gene encoding negative elongation factor E, with protein sequence MVYIHFPSNLTEEEHMLQAKYQKLKKKKKALQALKAPKPEPEKPLTLKRPTDARDAREVARKLIKSGAIPAIQKQQTKQDQTSFKRPKGQERAKRAPEASVAAYQPFSSTQNDVAQETIISEIIKEEPRIQNLYQQFATERDREERGLNDKSSLDSTQSEKPRAGNTIFVSGNKVTEEFLKKTFNDYGTIVNVSMEIEKCRGFVSFAKAESADRAIAEMHGKSVNGINLQVQLARRQPQIEPINDATSSAVWSSIAASTSQKGSHKDRREMVQYDEDFLL